One stretch of Zingiber officinale cultivar Zhangliang chromosome 6B, Zo_v1.1, whole genome shotgun sequence DNA includes these proteins:
- the LOC121991757 gene encoding protein YABBY 2-like yields MSAHMMHEQVCYIHCNFCNTTLAVSIPGNMFNIVTVRCGRCSCLLSVNLGALAQAIPLQIHNFGSQSESFDLGSSSKYSRNSLMYSMRDDQHKKRQRVPSAYNRFIREEIQRIKANNPDISHKEAFSAAAKNWAHFPHIHFGLSLDGSDKQVKLDEGIGAPGGGKGPGIF; encoded by the exons ATGTCAGCCCACATGATGCATGAGCAGGTTTGCTACATCCACTGCAACTTCTGCAACACAACCCTAGcg GTTAGTATTCCTGGAAACATGTTCAACATTGTGACAGTGAGATGTGGGCGTTGTTCTTGTCTGCTATCTGTCAACTTGGGAGCTTTAGCTCAAGCCATCCCTCTCCAG ATCCATAACTTTGGATCTCAAAGTGAGAGCTTTGATCTTGGTTCCTCCTCCAAATACAGCAGGAATTCTTTGATGTACTCAATGAGGGATGATCAGCATA AGAAAAGACAACGTGTTCCGTCCGCATACAACAGGTTTATCAG GGAGGAGATTCAAAGGATAAAAGCCAACAACCCTGATATTAGCCATAAGGAAGCTTTCAGTGCTGCAGCAAAAAAT TGGGCACACTTCCCTCACATTCATTTTGGTCTGAGCCTCGATGGAAGCGATAAGCAAGTAAAGCTTGATGAAGGCATAGGAGCACCAGGGGGAGGAAAAGGCCCGGGCATCTTCTAa